TGAAGCTCCGAGTTTGTAGGATACATTTTTCACTTTTGATTTTGGTCTACCAGCGACGCATGAAAGGGTCTTTAAAAGATTTTGACAATGCAACAATTAGGTTCACACGGGGGCCGTGTAATATTATCATATTGAGGATTATCTAAATTACTAGAAAAGTATTTACTGCAAAGTAGAATGGTGgcattttcaaaataaacttttacttAGCAGCTGTTTTAAATGTGCTATTAAGAACGTTGAACCCGTTTGAAAACCAAAATCACTCATTTTAATCCTTTTCTGCCCTCTTGAGGTTGAAAGATACACATGCAGTCCCTTCTCTTCCAGTTATGTCTGACTTCTCGAGAAGTTGAGGTACACGTCAGAAAGAAACCTGTACTTGTGAGCGGACGTGTACAGTGACCTCAGCAGTTTGTGCGTATCAGCTGACATACATAAAGGCGAGGAGACATGGAACGCGGTAAGACTTGCCGAAAAGCCGCAACCTTTAAATGGGATGGAATCTATCGATTGTGTTACAGAATCTAgactttataaaaatatttttatttaaaacgaCTGAATAGAATTAAATTCACTTTCACTATACTGAAAAAAGAATCATTGTAATCTGCTTCAGATTCGCTGTAGCGCATATAGTTTTGCATTGCAATGCTAATCGACGTCTGGGCTGTTGGGGTAATCAATAAAGccccataaaataataataataatttaaataaatatgaataggGAAGCACAAAAGAAAAAGCTTAAAAACCATTAAGCCTATGACAAATATAGGGGTGGttattcagaaattaaaaatacattaattaaattaacgaATAAATTAAAAGTACTATTGGATGaaggacaaacaaaaaaatgcgtacagatttacacacacttttattatatatttactgtataataGCATGTGCATATGTCAACTGGAAAATATTAATACATGTTGAAAGAAGTCAACACATGCAAAATGCCAAGTGCCCAAATTTTCATCTCAGTCTTTGACATCTTTCTGCTCATATGCAGGTTTCTCTCTTGCAGGACCATCTTCTAATCCTCGTAAACGGCAGGTGCGATTTTCAGCACGCCATGACATCCTGCTCCTTCGTGAAGTGATAGCACAGAATCCTTTCACTTCTAAAGAGTCAGGCAGGATCTGGGCAAGGGTTGGTGAAATTATTACTGCAACCCTACAGGATGAGAACTTTGAAGTGGATGGACGGAGATGCAGAGAGAGGACCATGCTGCTACTTGATTATTATAAAAAACAGGACTTTGCTAGTCTGCGCAGGTTAGAAGAGGTCACATTCCTACAATatgttattttttctgttgaaatgtaaagtgaaataaataaaaataataataataaaaaattctgatTTAAGGACATAACAAAAAGCTCAAATTAAGTACTGCTAAATGTttaagaaaaaagatttaggttTATTATTAGTGATATTTGTTTACATACAAacgttaaagggttagttcacacaagcATTTAATttgtgggtcacactttatttcaaggtacttaaaaatatctaaaataaattaaataaagacacATACTTTGTAAGTACTAACAAAcagacaatattttaataataagccaTTAGTTAATTGGTATTTAAACTAAATTGTTACCAAATAACTTACTGTCAAGTCGTTACAAAGCCCTGAGACCTATGTCCATAGCCTAAatacaaacaaagatattttagatgaaatctgaaagtttcctcatcctccatagacaacaatTATCTTGGCTccttcaaagtccagaaaaaaaatcctcaaaagagACCATATGCATTCAGTGGTTCAAGCAGAGAATTCTCaagctacgagaatacttttgtgcacacataaaacaaaaataacgactttattcaacagttgatgtacagttgaagtcagaattattagcacccctttgattttaatttttttttcatttttaaatgtttcccaaatgatgtttaactgagcaaggaaattttcacagtatgtctgataatattttttcctctggagaaagacttatttgttttatttaagacagAAAAAAAGCATCTTTTAATAgtattaaacccattttaaggtcaaaattatatattatatatattatacaataacttgcccaattaccctaacctgcctagttaccctaatcttattaacttagttaagcctttaaatgtcactttaagctatgtaaaagtgtcttgaaaaacatctggtaaaatattatgtactgtcatcatggcaaagataaaatgaatcagttattagaaatgggttattaaaacaattatgttaagaaatgtgttgaaaaaatattctctcccttaaacaaaTTGGAGATATACACCCTGTACTTACACTGAGTAGAAAAATCTTTtgaataaagttgttatttttgttctATGTGTGAACGAAAGGATTCTCATAGCTTCATGATATTCCAATTGAAGCACTGGAGGCATATGGTctattttgaggatttttttttggtATATATATTGACTAAATGAGCCGagactgttgctgtctatggaggataaggGAACTGtcaaatttaatctaaaatatcatcATTTGTTATTCGAAGATGACTGAAGGTCTCAGAGGTTTGGTTGAgttaattaaaactaattaataaaattagtttTCATTTCTGGGCAAACAGACCTTTTGATAGGGCCTGATTTGTTGGTATACAGGTTTGGTACGGAGCGCCTCTATGCACAAAAAGAAGACCTGTTGCATGAAGTCCTAGAGTTGGAGGCAGAGAAGAACCTTCTGACAAGTGGAGAAAGTAAATACCATGATGAAGAGCTCAGAAAGAGAGCATTGGAGGAATTATCATTGCCAGAGCCTGA
Above is a window of Danio aesculapii chromosome 6, fDanAes4.1, whole genome shotgun sequence DNA encoding:
- the si:dkey-45d16.4 gene encoding uncharacterized protein si:dkey-45d16.4 isoform X1 — protein: MERGFSLAGPSSNPRKRQVRFSARHDILLLREVIAQNPFTSKESGRIWARVGEIITATLQDENFEVDGRRCRERTMLLLDYYKKQDFASLRRFGTERLYAQKEDLLHEVLELEAEKNLLTSGESKYHDEELRKRALEELSLPEPDKTAALSVTTAPPTVVASPEPEEQEEAELTAPTAKRPCQCCCQTYSEILSFLEKRFEAEQSLREEEMALRREELEIQRSKIALDRERLGAERKERERRFELESQERQVILDLLKEKVLKSERNSD